From Alienimonas californiensis, a single genomic window includes:
- a CDS encoding Hsp70 family protein has product MPAAGSDAAQSAPESNQRVRRIGIDLGTTFSSLAALDRHGNPVSVPNAAGELATPSVVLFEPDGKAVVGTEAARRAISAGNRVVQQAKRFLSDPEKSWDVGGRSVSPTEVSALILRDLLRSARTRFGAIEEAVVTVPVQFGDAERRRTVVAAKSAGLQRVTLIDEPVAAALCHILAGSDAEEGGLWFTELAAETTVLVFDLGGGTLDLAVVEYGANGVKVKAAGGDPELGGVDFTAAIADALAGQFARENAGLGPLADPRNDPDSEQALLNEAEEVKRSLSVREATQINIVHAGRRRSYKVERGQFEALTAHLVARAEKRVTELIREHTKGWGQIDAVLLTGGSTRIPAVRAMLKRLAGTTPSTELSPDQSVAHGACLYAGLLSRDESFAKNLLGDRADTGEWRDKLSRALPAQRTGRGLGILVREVGTNAHVPHYLIPPNSTLPASATQAYGTVRPGQRRVRIRVVQAGPTPDAPPTELGDCIVEPLPEGLPENAAIAVTLSLDASGLVHTTAVEQTGGVRAETKIVPNARRAAPAPPPATPAVDDDPVSIKLPPKPGTEPAKQPVKESSAEKPTKVNASGAAPPPPAPGRTGKEAVEGESEFWNIVAPEVKKQRRRRQTRS; this is encoded by the coding sequence ATGCCCGCCGCCGGTTCCGACGCCGCCCAGTCCGCCCCGGAGTCGAACCAGCGGGTTCGCCGCATCGGCATCGACCTGGGGACGACGTTCAGTTCGCTGGCGGCGCTGGATCGGCACGGCAACCCGGTCAGCGTCCCCAACGCCGCGGGGGAACTCGCCACGCCGTCGGTCGTGCTGTTCGAGCCGGACGGCAAGGCGGTCGTCGGCACCGAAGCCGCCCGCCGGGCGATCTCCGCGGGGAATCGCGTCGTGCAGCAGGCCAAGCGGTTTCTCTCCGACCCGGAGAAAAGCTGGGACGTCGGCGGCCGCTCCGTCAGCCCGACCGAGGTCAGCGCCCTGATCCTGCGGGACCTGCTGCGGTCGGCACGGACCCGGTTCGGGGCGATTGAGGAGGCGGTCGTCACCGTGCCGGTGCAGTTCGGCGACGCCGAGCGCCGCCGCACCGTCGTCGCGGCGAAGTCCGCGGGGCTGCAGCGGGTCACGCTGATCGACGAGCCGGTCGCCGCGGCCCTCTGTCACATCCTCGCCGGCAGCGACGCCGAAGAGGGCGGGCTGTGGTTCACGGAACTCGCCGCGGAAACGACCGTGCTGGTGTTCGACCTCGGCGGCGGCACGCTGGATCTGGCGGTGGTCGAGTACGGGGCGAACGGCGTGAAGGTGAAGGCCGCCGGGGGCGATCCGGAACTGGGCGGCGTCGACTTCACCGCCGCGATCGCCGACGCCCTCGCCGGCCAGTTCGCCCGGGAGAACGCGGGCCTCGGCCCGTTGGCCGACCCCCGCAACGACCCCGACAGCGAACAGGCTTTGCTGAACGAGGCCGAGGAGGTGAAACGCTCGCTCTCCGTGCGGGAGGCGACGCAGATCAACATCGTCCACGCCGGCCGCCGCAGGAGCTACAAGGTCGAACGCGGCCAGTTCGAGGCCCTCACCGCGCACCTCGTCGCCCGGGCGGAGAAGCGGGTCACGGAACTGATCCGGGAGCACACCAAGGGCTGGGGCCAGATCGACGCGGTGCTGCTGACCGGCGGTTCGACCCGCATCCCCGCCGTCCGGGCGATGCTGAAACGGCTCGCCGGCACCACGCCCAGCACGGAGCTGTCGCCGGATCAGTCCGTCGCCCACGGCGCCTGCCTGTACGCCGGCCTGCTGAGCCGGGACGAATCCTTCGCCAAGAATCTGCTCGGCGATCGGGCCGATACCGGCGAATGGCGGGACAAGCTCTCCCGGGCCCTGCCCGCCCAGCGGACGGGCCGCGGACTGGGCATCCTCGTGCGGGAGGTCGGCACCAACGCCCACGTGCCGCACTACCTCATCCCGCCGAACAGCACGCTGCCGGCTTCCGCGACGCAGGCCTACGGCACCGTCCGCCCCGGTCAGCGGCGGGTGCGAATCCGCGTCGTGCAGGCCGGCCCCACGCCGGACGCCCCGCCGACGGAGTTGGGCGACTGCATCGTCGAACCCCTGCCGGAGGGGCTGCCGGAGAACGCCGCGATCGCGGTGACGCTCTCGCTGGACGCCAGCGGGCTGGTGCACACCACCGCCGTGGAGCAGACCGGCGGGGTGCGGGCGGAGACGAAGATCGTGCCGAACGCCCGTCGGGCCGCGCCCGCCCCGCCCCCGGCGACGCCCGCCGTCGACGACGACCCGGTTTCAATCAAACTCCCGCCCAAACCCGGAACGGAACCGGCGAAGCAGCCGGTGAAGGAGTCGTCGGCGGAGAAGCCGACGAAGGTCAACGCCTCCGGGGCCGCCCCGCCGCCGCCCGCCCCCGGCCGCACCGGCAAAGAGGCCGTGGAGGGCGAATCGGAGTTCTGGAACATCGTCGCCCCCGAGGTGAAGAAGCAGCGCCGCCGCCGACAGACGCGTTCCTGA
- a CDS encoding HAD family hydrolase translates to MSDNPLDTQFTARTKDYLVGIDSDGCAFDTMELKHKECFIPNIIKYFGLQACSKYGRECAEFVNLYSKERGINRFPALLSVLDYLAERPEVRRRGVKLMPLQGLRDWVARETRLGNPTLIAELDRNPNEDLKLCLEWSEQVNRDIDHMVHGVSPYPMVRESLEKLAPVADMIVCSATPNAALQKEWEEHDIARYVEAICGQEAGGKKETLGQAAGYGYEKGRVLMMGDAPGDLKAARAVGALFYPINPGHEEESWERFHGEGCERFLSGDYAGEYEAELIAEFQAHLPEDPTWPRVQG, encoded by the coding sequence ATGTCCGACAATCCGCTCGACACGCAGTTCACCGCCCGCACCAAGGACTACCTCGTCGGCATCGACTCCGACGGCTGCGCGTTCGACACGATGGAGCTGAAGCACAAGGAGTGCTTCATTCCGAACATCATCAAGTACTTCGGCCTGCAGGCGTGCAGCAAGTACGGCCGGGAGTGCGCGGAGTTCGTGAACCTCTACAGCAAGGAACGCGGCATCAACCGCTTCCCGGCCCTGCTGAGCGTGCTGGACTACCTGGCCGAGCGCCCGGAGGTCCGCCGCCGCGGCGTCAAACTGATGCCGTTGCAGGGCCTGCGGGACTGGGTCGCCCGGGAGACCCGCCTCGGCAATCCGACCCTCATCGCGGAACTGGATCGCAACCCGAACGAAGACCTCAAGCTCTGCTTGGAGTGGAGCGAGCAGGTCAACCGGGACATCGACCACATGGTTCACGGCGTCAGCCCGTACCCGATGGTGCGGGAGAGCCTCGAAAAGCTGGCCCCGGTCGCGGACATGATTGTCTGCAGCGCCACCCCCAACGCCGCCCTCCAGAAGGAGTGGGAGGAGCACGACATCGCCCGCTACGTCGAGGCGATCTGCGGGCAGGAGGCCGGCGGCAAAAAGGAGACCCTCGGCCAGGCCGCCGGCTACGGCTACGAAAAGGGCAGGGTGCTGATGATGGGCGACGCCCCCGGCGACCTGAAGGCCGCCCGCGCGGTCGGGGCCCTGTTCTACCCGATCAACCCGGGGCACGAGGAGGAGAGCTGGGAACGCTTTCACGGCGAGGGCTGCGAGCGGTTCCTCAGCGGCGACTACGCCGGCGAATACGAAGCCGAACTGATCGCCGAGTTCCAGGCCCATCTCCCCGAAGACCCGACCTGGCCCCGCGTCCAGGGCTGA
- a CDS encoding Uma2 family endonuclease, with protein sequence MTAPAVLPSSPASGAAVPPLRHGDRLRWDEYIRRYEAMPEDVRAELLAGEVQIMSPLRHRPHGQPHRIIETWLGMYQARTPGVDGGTASTVRLTDVDGPEPDSILRLLPECGGASTETSDDYLAGTPELFVEIGAATASRDLNEKRERYRLAGVREYLVFAPLREQLHWLVLNEAGEYERLRPRRGGVIRSRTFPGLWLNVPALTALDFAAVLDTLAEGMGTAEHAAFAASNRGKLDAGGDPG encoded by the coding sequence ATGACCGCCCCCGCCGTTCTGCCGTCCTCTCCCGCCTCTGGCGCCGCCGTGCCGCCGCTGCGTCACGGCGATCGTCTGCGCTGGGATGAATACATCCGCCGCTACGAGGCGATGCCGGAAGACGTTCGGGCCGAACTCCTCGCAGGAGAAGTGCAGATCATGAGCCCGCTTCGCCACCGGCCCCACGGACAGCCGCATCGGATCATCGAGACATGGCTGGGGATGTATCAGGCCCGAACGCCGGGCGTGGACGGGGGGACCGCTTCGACCGTCCGGCTCACGGACGTGGACGGCCCCGAACCGGACAGCATCCTCCGACTGCTGCCCGAATGCGGCGGCGCGTCCACGGAAACGAGCGACGATTACCTCGCGGGGACGCCGGAGTTGTTTGTCGAGATCGGCGCCGCCACCGCCTCGCGGGATCTCAACGAGAAGCGGGAGCGCTACCGTCTCGCCGGGGTGCGGGAGTACCTCGTGTTCGCCCCGCTACGGGAACAACTGCACTGGCTCGTGCTGAACGAAGCCGGGGAGTACGAACGCCTCCGCCCCCGCCGCGGCGGGGTGATCCGCAGCCGGACCTTTCCGGGTCTGTGGTTGAACGTGCCGGCGCTGACGGCGCTGGACTTCGCCGCGGTGCTGGACACGCTGGCCGAAGGGATGGGCACGGCGGAGCACGCCGCGTTCGCTGCGTCGAACCGTGGGAAACTGGATGCCGGCGGCGATCCCGGGTAG
- a CDS encoding diphosphate--fructose-6-phosphate 1-phosphotransferase — MPARNLIVAQSGGPSAVINNTVRGVVETARLLDEIGTVYAGHHGIEGVLKEELIDLTAQAPEEIALLGTTPAAGAIGTCRYKLKDWQNEDFDRVLEVFKAHNVGYFVYIGGNDSMDTANKVANLARERGLDVCGLGGPKTIDNDVGDSEFKLIDHTPGYGSTARYWSNYIQQVNEENMGSSPADPVLICQAMGRKIGYIPAAARLADPHREMPLLIYLAERKVTIDQIHEQIAATCKEHGRAIVVVSEGLSIEGLEIPEEFIVRDSFGHPTFSSSKITVAQMLTNEVNKRGLPVKGNARCNVSGTDQRHSIFHASVVDLAESYRAGEKAALLAAAGEHGYMSTILRTDRENYTVKYDKAPLKEVANSERHFPADWISEDGTDVTDEFLKYARPLIGDGNPSVPIIDGRIRFAKLARTYADQKLDAYVPQADRQSPPS, encoded by the coding sequence GTGCCCGCCCGGAACCTGATCGTCGCCCAGTCCGGCGGCCCGTCCGCCGTCATCAACAACACCGTCCGCGGCGTCGTGGAGACGGCCCGTTTGCTGGACGAGATCGGCACGGTCTACGCCGGCCACCACGGCATCGAGGGGGTCCTCAAGGAAGAACTGATCGACCTGACGGCTCAGGCCCCCGAGGAGATCGCCCTGCTGGGCACGACCCCCGCCGCCGGGGCGATCGGCACCTGCCGCTATAAGCTGAAGGACTGGCAGAACGAAGACTTCGACCGGGTGCTCGAAGTCTTTAAGGCCCATAACGTGGGTTACTTCGTGTACATCGGCGGCAACGACTCGATGGACACCGCCAACAAGGTGGCGAACCTCGCCCGGGAGCGGGGCCTGGACGTCTGCGGGTTGGGCGGGCCGAAGACGATCGACAACGACGTCGGCGACAGCGAGTTCAAGCTGATCGACCACACCCCCGGCTACGGCAGCACGGCCCGGTACTGGTCGAACTACATCCAGCAGGTCAACGAGGAGAACATGGGCTCCTCGCCGGCGGACCCGGTGCTGATCTGTCAGGCGATGGGCCGCAAGATCGGCTACATCCCCGCCGCCGCCCGACTGGCGGACCCGCACCGCGAGATGCCGCTGCTGATTTATCTGGCCGAGCGCAAGGTCACGATCGACCAGATCCACGAGCAGATCGCCGCGACCTGCAAGGAGCACGGCCGGGCGATCGTGGTGGTCAGCGAGGGCCTGAGCATCGAGGGGCTGGAGATCCCCGAGGAGTTCATCGTCCGCGACAGCTTCGGGCACCCGACCTTCAGCAGTTCCAAGATCACCGTCGCCCAAATGCTCACCAACGAGGTGAACAAGCGGGGCCTGCCGGTGAAGGGCAACGCCCGCTGCAACGTCTCCGGGACCGACCAGCGGCACAGCATCTTCCACGCCAGCGTCGTGGACCTCGCCGAGAGCTACCGGGCCGGCGAGAAGGCCGCCCTGTTGGCCGCCGCCGGGGAGCACGGCTACATGAGCACGATCCTGCGGACCGACCGCGAGAACTACACGGTCAAGTACGACAAGGCCCCGCTGAAGGAGGTCGCCAACAGCGAGCGGCACTTCCCGGCGGACTGGATCAGCGAGGACGGTACCGACGTCACGGACGAGTTCCTGAAGTACGCCCGCCCGTTGATCGGCGACGGCAACCCCAGCGTGCCGATCATCGACGGCCGCATCCGCTTCGCCAAACTGGCCCGCACCTACGCGGATCAGAAGTTGGACGCCTACGTTCCCCAAGCCGACCGCCAGTCTCCCCCGTCCTGA